The following are encoded in a window of SAR324 cluster bacterium genomic DNA:
- the dnaG gene encoding DNA primase, producing the protein MKVDRHQVREIVDQTDILQLIQDKGVALKRSGSSFMGLCPFHSEKSPSFSVHPQKGFFHCFGCSASGDAIEFLKKHDRLTFMEAVKELADRAGITLELSQEASSNQDHGFRCLGLTAEFYRNQLQLPQGDNARQYLQSRQVSEALQQHFMLGYAPSGWQTLIQHLQANKIQPQDMLQTGIAKTSPKGGGNYDYFRDRLIFPIRDIKGRCIGFGGRIMVQDPKQAKYLNSPDSRYYNKSQVLYGVFEGLESIRRKKEMIFVEGYMDVIRMHAFGYTHAVGICGTALTSDHLRMIQRYVDQIIVLLDGDQAGKNAALRSMPLLLASPLRTRVVVLPEKEDPDSFLLKYDKSALERLLDQAEPALDFLVQQTLAKHGMDVQGRTRALEELVPVMNQIPHELARQNALVGLAERLKISVQSIMKRSEPLQSEKNYGIVLGLSSQEEDLTEKRLLHALLSERSLIHVARQHLKPSEFQTTIFQSIYTELLNLPEQQFLEQSIQSFEKMIPKLYSKLLEVYLENFLKENPEAQFRKDLRNMKERPLRKLYDIRINSADVVERLSARKDLEEQLQKLNELFPSR; encoded by the coding sequence ATGAAAGTTGACCGTCATCAGGTTCGCGAAATCGTGGACCAAACAGATATTTTGCAATTGATCCAGGACAAAGGTGTTGCTTTAAAAAGATCAGGCAGCAGTTTCATGGGCTTATGTCCGTTTCATTCTGAAAAAAGCCCCTCCTTTTCGGTTCATCCTCAAAAGGGGTTTTTCCATTGCTTTGGCTGTAGTGCCAGTGGCGATGCCATTGAGTTTCTCAAAAAACACGATCGTCTGACCTTTATGGAGGCCGTCAAGGAACTGGCTGACCGTGCGGGAATTACCCTTGAACTGTCGCAGGAGGCTTCCAGCAACCAGGATCATGGTTTCAGGTGTTTAGGTCTGACCGCTGAATTTTATCGCAATCAGCTTCAACTCCCTCAAGGTGACAATGCCCGACAATATCTGCAATCACGGCAGGTATCTGAAGCACTTCAACAGCACTTTATGTTGGGGTACGCGCCCTCCGGATGGCAGACGTTGATTCAGCATCTTCAAGCAAACAAAATTCAGCCACAGGATATGCTCCAGACAGGAATTGCAAAAACTTCTCCCAAGGGCGGTGGCAATTATGATTATTTCCGGGACCGACTGATATTCCCCATCCGTGATATCAAGGGACGTTGTATTGGATTTGGTGGCAGAATCATGGTGCAGGACCCTAAACAGGCCAAATACCTGAACTCGCCCGACAGTCGCTATTATAATAAAAGTCAGGTGCTGTATGGTGTGTTTGAAGGTCTGGAAAGTATCCGCAGGAAAAAAGAAATGATTTTTGTAGAAGGCTACATGGACGTCATTCGCATGCATGCGTTTGGCTACACCCACGCCGTTGGTATCTGCGGAACCGCCCTGACCTCTGATCACCTGCGTATGATACAACGTTATGTGGATCAGATCATCGTGTTGTTAGATGGAGATCAGGCCGGAAAAAACGCGGCATTACGGAGTATGCCTCTTCTGCTGGCATCGCCCTTGAGAACCAGAGTCGTGGTATTGCCTGAGAAAGAAGATCCTGACAGTTTTTTATTGAAATATGACAAATCCGCTCTGGAGCGTTTATTGGACCAGGCTGAACCCGCTTTGGATTTTTTAGTGCAACAAACGCTTGCCAAACATGGCATGGATGTGCAAGGACGTACTAGAGCTCTTGAAGAACTGGTGCCCGTAATGAACCAGATTCCGCATGAACTGGCGAGGCAGAATGCCCTGGTAGGGCTGGCGGAGCGATTGAAGATTTCTGTACAAAGTATCATGAAACGATCTGAACCTTTGCAATCGGAAAAAAATTATGGTATCGTTCTCGGTTTATCTTCGCAGGAAGAGGATTTGACAGAAAAAAGGCTGTTGCACGCGTTGTTGTCAGAACGTTCATTGATCCATGTGGCTCGACAACACTTAAAGCCTTCCGAATTCCAGACCACTATTTTTCAGTCAATTTATACAGAATTACTCAATCTACCGGAACAACAATTTCTGGAGCAATCTATTCAATCATTTGAAAAAATGATTCCCAAACTGTATTCCAAATTGTTAGAAGTGTATTTAGAAAATTTTTTGAAAGAAAATCCTGAAGCGCAATTCAGAAAAGATCTACGCAACATGAAGGAACGTCCATTGCGAAAATTGTATGATATCAGAATCAATTCTGCTGATGTCGTTGAACGTTTGAGCGCACGTAAGGATCTGGAAGAACAATTACAAAAACTCAATGAGTTATTTCCATCACGCTAA